In Streptomyces dangxiongensis, one DNA window encodes the following:
- a CDS encoding DUF397 domain-containing protein, with the protein MNTAAALAWFKSSYSSNEGGNCVELSYAWRKSSHSSNEGGDCVEVAAHPAAIHIRDSKATAGPILTLSPATWSEFLDGIAR; encoded by the coding sequence ATGAACACCGCAGCAGCACTCGCATGGTTCAAGTCGAGCTACAGCAGTAACGAAGGCGGCAACTGCGTCGAACTTTCCTACGCCTGGCGCAAGTCCAGCCACAGCAGCAACGAGGGCGGCGACTGCGTCGAGGTGGCCGCCCACCCCGCCGCCATCCACATCCGCGATTCCAAGGCCACTGCCGGTCCGATCCTCACCCTCTCCCCCGCCACCTGGAGCGAGTTCCTGGACGGCATCGCCCGCTGA
- a CDS encoding glycoside hydrolase family 3 protein, giving the protein MRRTALLASAALLAGLLPWATAHAADEPAPVPVDRFEGEVPFASQPAEGLFTWGGDADDPPALRLTDRADAPEGGKVLTGTYDISGYGGFTHDFAATAPAHDWSAHRGIRLWWDGRNNGKKTVFEIKDGGAHGEASELWTTSFTDDFTGWKQVELPFSDFTYRTDYQPVGGIDHVLGLTEMWGYAVTLPAGAKGDFALDDVELYGTPDPSLNAAVTTDAPLYPVEEGATARVKVTVATTGAQPLTAPVTVVYVTADGTADPGGDYTPVSGTLTFPAGTASGTARTVEVPTRRDRTAEPAETIPLKLTVTGAKAPAEPPQIVVDAHGLPYLDKRLPVRKRVKDLLSRMSLAEKAGQMTQAERGAVTRQSDIADYALGSLLSGGGSTPTPNTPDAWARMIDGFQLRARATRFQIPLIYGVDAVHGHNNLSGATVMPHNIGIGATRDPRLAQRTGSVTAAEVRATGIPWDFAPCLCVSRDERWGRSYESFGEDPALVQSMETVVQGLQGRADGRDLKRDDKVLATAKHFVADGGTAYGSSTTGTYTIDQGVTHVTREELADVHLAPYRTAVDRGIGTVMPSYSSLDIAGDGKGAVKLHARGDMINGVLKDRLGFDGFVISDWNAIDQLPGDYAAHVRTSVGAGVDMMMVPYTYKEFTTTLTDEVRAGRISEARVDDAVSRILTQKFRLGLFEHPYADTTGAARIGSPAHREVARRAAAESQVLLKNAGGLLPLRKTQKVYVAGSNADDIGNQSGGWTLTWQGASGNTVPGTTVLQGLRAAGGDVTYSKDASAPTGGYDAGVVVVGETPYAEGVGDVGNGHDLRLSAADRAAVDKVCAAMKCAVLIVSGRPQILGDRLDRIDALVASWLPGTEGEGVADVLYGRRPFTGQLPVTWPKSEAQLPINVGDASYDPQYPYGWGLTTLTPVPEGGTAALRGLAVRAAAAERHGDDRTGRTLVDTARLLVQRKADGHLTQAVAKPFADADHLLLTGRYGKAVEKLAEAYRAA; this is encoded by the coding sequence ATGCGAAGAACCGCCCTGCTCGCCTCCGCCGCACTGCTGGCCGGTCTGCTGCCCTGGGCGACCGCACACGCCGCGGACGAACCGGCCCCCGTACCCGTCGACCGCTTCGAGGGCGAGGTCCCCTTCGCCTCCCAGCCCGCCGAGGGCCTCTTCACCTGGGGTGGCGACGCCGACGACCCGCCCGCCCTCCGGCTCACGGACCGCGCCGACGCCCCCGAGGGCGGCAAGGTCCTCACCGGCACCTACGACATCAGCGGATACGGCGGCTTCACCCACGACTTCGCCGCCACCGCCCCCGCCCACGACTGGTCCGCCCACCGGGGCATCCGCTTGTGGTGGGACGGCCGGAACAACGGGAAGAAGACGGTCTTCGAGATCAAGGACGGCGGCGCCCACGGCGAGGCCTCCGAACTGTGGACGACCTCCTTCACCGACGACTTCACCGGCTGGAAGCAGGTCGAGCTTCCCTTCTCCGACTTCACCTACCGCACCGACTACCAGCCCGTCGGAGGCATTGACCACGTCCTCGGCCTGACCGAGATGTGGGGCTACGCCGTCACCCTCCCGGCCGGCGCCAAGGGCGACTTCGCCCTGGACGACGTGGAGCTGTACGGCACGCCCGACCCGTCGCTGAACGCCGCCGTCACCACCGACGCGCCCCTCTACCCGGTCGAGGAGGGCGCCACGGCCAGGGTGAAGGTCACCGTGGCCACCACCGGCGCCCAGCCCCTCACCGCCCCGGTCACCGTCGTCTACGTCACCGCCGACGGCACCGCGGACCCCGGCGGCGACTACACGCCCGTCTCCGGCACGCTCACCTTCCCGGCCGGCACCGCGTCCGGCACCGCCCGGACCGTCGAGGTGCCCACCCGCCGGGACCGGACGGCCGAACCCGCCGAGACGATCCCGCTGAAGCTCACCGTCACCGGCGCGAAGGCCCCCGCCGAGCCCCCGCAGATCGTCGTCGACGCGCACGGACTGCCCTACCTCGACAAGAGGCTGCCGGTGAGGAAGCGGGTCAAGGACCTGCTGAGCCGCATGTCCCTGGCCGAGAAGGCGGGCCAGATGACCCAGGCCGAGCGCGGCGCCGTGACCCGGCAGAGCGACATCGCCGACTACGCCCTCGGCTCCCTGCTCTCCGGCGGCGGCTCCACACCCACGCCCAACACCCCCGACGCCTGGGCCCGGATGATCGACGGCTTCCAGCTCCGCGCCCGGGCGACCCGCTTCCAGATCCCGCTGATCTACGGCGTCGACGCCGTCCACGGCCACAACAACCTGTCCGGCGCCACGGTCATGCCGCACAACATCGGCATCGGCGCGACCCGGGACCCGCGACTCGCGCAGCGGACCGGATCGGTGACGGCCGCCGAGGTCCGCGCCACCGGCATCCCCTGGGACTTCGCGCCCTGCCTGTGCGTGAGCCGCGACGAACGCTGGGGCCGTTCCTACGAGTCCTTCGGCGAGGACCCGGCCCTCGTCCAGTCCATGGAGACCGTCGTCCAGGGCCTCCAGGGCCGCGCCGACGGACGGGACCTGAAGCGTGACGACAAGGTCCTCGCCACGGCCAAGCACTTCGTGGCCGACGGCGGCACCGCGTACGGCTCCTCGACCACCGGGACGTACACCATCGACCAGGGCGTCACCCACGTCACCCGCGAAGAGCTGGCGGACGTCCACCTCGCGCCGTACCGCACGGCCGTCGACCGGGGCATCGGCACGGTCATGCCGTCGTACTCCTCCCTGGACATCGCCGGCGACGGCAAGGGCGCGGTGAAGCTGCACGCCCGCGGCGACATGATCAACGGTGTCCTCAAGGACCGGCTGGGCTTCGACGGCTTCGTCATCAGCGACTGGAACGCCATCGACCAGCTCCCCGGCGACTACGCGGCCCACGTCCGCACGTCCGTCGGCGCGGGCGTCGACATGATGATGGTGCCGTACACCTACAAGGAGTTCACCACCACCCTCACCGACGAGGTGCGGGCGGGCCGGATCAGCGAGGCCCGTGTCGACGACGCCGTCTCCCGCATCCTCACCCAGAAGTTCCGCCTCGGTCTCTTCGAGCACCCGTACGCCGACACGACCGGTGCCGCCCGGATCGGCTCACCCGCACACCGCGAGGTCGCCCGCCGGGCCGCCGCCGAGTCGCAGGTGCTGCTGAAGAACGCGGGCGGGCTGCTGCCGCTGAGGAAGACGCAGAAGGTGTACGTCGCCGGGTCCAACGCCGACGACATCGGCAACCAGAGCGGCGGCTGGACCCTCACCTGGCAGGGTGCCTCCGGGAACACCGTGCCCGGCACGACCGTCCTGCAGGGCCTGCGCGCGGCGGGCGGGGACGTCACCTACTCCAAGGACGCCTCCGCCCCGACCGGCGGCTACGACGCCGGCGTGGTCGTCGTCGGCGAGACCCCGTACGCCGAGGGCGTCGGCGACGTCGGCAACGGCCACGACCTGCGGCTGTCCGCCGCCGACCGGGCCGCCGTCGACAAGGTCTGCGCGGCCATGAAGTGCGCGGTGCTGATCGTCTCGGGCCGGCCCCAGATCCTCGGCGACCGGCTGGACCGGATCGACGCCCTGGTCGCCTCCTGGCTGCCCGGCACCGAGGGCGAGGGCGTCGCCGACGTCCTCTACGGGCGCCGCCCCTTCACCGGGCAGCTCCCCGTCACCTGGCCGAAGTCGGAGGCGCAGTTGCCGATCAACGTCGGTGACGCGTCGTACGACCCGCAGTACCCCTACGGCTGGGGCCTGACCACCCTCACCCCCGTCCCCGAGGGCGGTACGGCCGCCCTGCGCGGCCTCGCCGTCCGGGCCGCCGCGGCCGAACGCCACGGCGACGACCGGACCGGCCGCACCCTGGTGGACACGGCGCGGCTGCTCGTCCAGCGGAAGGCGGACGGCCACCTCACCCAGGCCGTGGCCAAGCCCTTCGCCGACGCCGACCACCTGCTCCTGACCGGCAGGTACGGGAAGGCGGTGGAGAAACTGGCGGAGGCCTACCGCGCCGCCTGA
- a CDS encoding ricin-type beta-trefoil lectin domain protein, translating into MRRTPRTVRLLLAGLLAAAGVTAAVPPAHAAGEQVTAWLTTTDDSGGRHVVRGLQPQTPFAFQSGTGGAGENITVDENTRYQTFTGGGASFTDTAAWLMNSSGALSQATRDATMRKLFSPTDGIGLSFLRNPMGASDLARYGYTYDDVPAGQSDPTLAKFTLAHDLADVVPLTKQALRLNPSLTVMASPWTAPAWMKDSGSLNGGWLKAEDYGAYASYFVKYLQGYRDQGVNVSYVTAQNEPTCCSGYPSMSWNADGLAYFTKNELLPKLQAAGLTTKVLAHDWNWDVYDSYAARTVNDPAVRNHPNFGGIAWHGYGGDVTKQTAVHNQYPTLDAFGTEHSGGTWIADQQREDMNNIIDYTRNWAKSVTKWSLAVDQNMGPHNGGCGTCTGLITVHDGDGASGTVDYTVEYYTMGHLTKFVRPGAQRIASTASTTVPNVAWRNPDGSKALIAYNGSASTRTVTVNWGSQHATYSLPGRTSATFTWSGTQSGGGSRTGALTGLAGKCLDVAGGSNTNGTAVQLYDCNGSAAQQWTLTADGAVQALGKCLDVTSASTADGAKVQLYDCNGTGAQRWSYDAATGDVVNTAAGKCLDVTDNSSANGARIQIWSCTGAANQKWTLR; encoded by the coding sequence ATGAGGAGAACCCCCCGCACCGTCCGGCTGCTGCTCGCCGGGCTGCTCGCCGCCGCCGGCGTCACCGCCGCCGTACCCCCCGCGCACGCGGCCGGCGAACAGGTCACGGCCTGGCTCACCACCACCGACGACTCCGGCGGACGGCACGTCGTCCGCGGCCTACAGCCCCAGACACCGTTCGCCTTCCAGTCCGGGACGGGCGGCGCCGGCGAGAACATCACCGTGGACGAGAACACCCGCTACCAGACCTTCACCGGCGGAGGCGCGTCCTTCACGGACACCGCGGCCTGGCTGATGAACAGCAGCGGGGCGCTGTCCCAGGCGACCCGGGACGCGACCATGCGCAAGCTGTTCTCCCCCACCGACGGCATCGGCCTGTCGTTCCTGCGCAACCCGATGGGCGCCTCCGACCTCGCGCGCTACGGCTACACCTACGACGACGTGCCCGCCGGGCAGAGCGACCCGACGCTGGCGAAGTTCACCCTCGCCCACGACCTGGCCGACGTCGTCCCGCTCACGAAGCAGGCGCTCCGGCTGAACCCCTCGCTGACCGTGATGGCCTCGCCGTGGACGGCACCGGCCTGGATGAAGGACAGCGGCTCGCTCAACGGCGGCTGGCTCAAGGCCGAGGACTACGGGGCGTACGCCTCGTACTTCGTGAAGTACCTCCAGGGCTACCGCGACCAGGGCGTCAACGTCTCGTACGTCACCGCGCAGAACGAGCCGACCTGCTGTTCCGGCTACCCGTCGATGAGCTGGAACGCCGACGGGCTCGCATACTTCACCAAGAACGAACTCCTGCCGAAACTCCAGGCGGCCGGCCTCACCACCAAGGTGCTGGCCCACGACTGGAACTGGGACGTCTACGACTCCTACGCCGCCCGGACGGTGAACGACCCGGCCGTGCGCAACCACCCCAACTTCGGCGGCATCGCCTGGCACGGCTACGGCGGCGACGTCACGAAGCAGACGGCCGTGCACAACCAGTACCCCACGCTGGACGCCTTCGGCACCGAACACTCCGGCGGCACCTGGATCGCCGACCAGCAGCGCGAGGACATGAACAACATCATCGACTACACCCGCAACTGGGCGAAGTCGGTGACCAAGTGGTCGCTGGCCGTCGACCAGAACATGGGCCCGCACAACGGCGGCTGCGGCACCTGCACCGGGCTGATCACCGTGCACGACGGGGACGGCGCGAGCGGGACCGTGGACTACACCGTCGAGTACTACACGATGGGCCACCTGACGAAGTTCGTCCGTCCCGGCGCCCAGCGGATCGCCTCCACCGCCTCCACCACGGTGCCGAACGTGGCCTGGCGCAACCCGGACGGCAGCAAGGCGCTGATCGCCTACAACGGCTCGGCGTCGACCAGGACCGTGACGGTCAACTGGGGCTCCCAGCACGCCACCTACTCGCTGCCCGGCCGGACCTCGGCGACCTTCACCTGGTCCGGCACCCAGTCCGGCGGCGGCAGCCGGACCGGCGCCCTCACCGGGCTCGCCGGCAAGTGCCTGGACGTGGCGGGTGGTTCGAACACCAACGGGACGGCCGTGCAGCTCTACGACTGCAACGGCTCCGCCGCCCAGCAGTGGACGCTGACGGCCGACGGGGCGGTGCAGGCGCTCGGCAAGTGCCTGGACGTGACATCGGCTTCGACGGCCGACGGGGCCAAGGTCCAGCTATACGACTGCAACGGGACCGGCGCCCAGCGGTGGTCGTACGACGCGGCCACCGGCGACGTGGTGAACACGGCGGCCGGCAAGTGCCTCGACGTCACGGACAACTCGTCGGCGAACGGGGCCCGGATCCAGATCTGGTCGTGCACCGGAGCCGCCAACCAGAAGTGGACACTGCGGTGA
- a CDS encoding GPP34 family phosphoprotein gives MTTPQDLFLVTLDVPGEHPVEQGDLSLALAGAELIDLLGVRALTLDGERIVPGPALTTGDRMLDEAGAALVREGPHETVEDWLWRRGEGLAVAYHDTLEAGGQLDGKSGHRWLPRRAGAAAPADTAARRHASDRWESRDPVLTGLATTLGIQDDRPAGAEPGDEAVVTVLAAVGDAVTELEAVRERRRIENIAFDNIWRAP, from the coding sequence ATGACCACACCTCAGGATCTCTTCCTCGTCACCCTGGACGTCCCCGGCGAGCACCCGGTCGAACAGGGCGACCTGTCGCTGGCGCTCGCCGGGGCCGAGCTGATCGACCTGCTCGGCGTCCGGGCGCTCACCCTGGACGGCGAGCGCATCGTCCCGGGACCGGCGCTGACCACGGGTGACCGGATGCTGGACGAGGCGGGGGCGGCACTCGTCCGGGAGGGGCCGCACGAGACGGTCGAGGACTGGCTGTGGCGGCGGGGGGAGGGCCTGGCCGTGGCCTACCACGACACCCTGGAGGCCGGAGGGCAGCTCGACGGGAAGAGCGGCCACCGCTGGCTGCCGCGCCGCGCCGGGGCCGCCGCGCCGGCCGACACCGCGGCCCGCCGCCACGCGAGCGACCGCTGGGAGTCCCGCGACCCCGTCCTCACCGGCCTCGCCACGACCCTGGGCATCCAGGACGACCGGCCCGCCGGGGCCGAGCCCGGTGACGAGGCGGTCGTCACCGTGCTGGCCGCGGTCGGCGACGCGGTGACGGAGCTGGAGGCGGTACGCGAGCGGCGCCGCATCGAGAACATCGCCTTCGACAACATCTGGCGAGCACCCTGA
- the cimA gene encoding citramalate synthase, with protein sequence MTETATSRLDDSFHVFDTTLRDGAQREGINLTVADKLAIARHLDDFGVGFVEGGWPGANPRDTEFFARAREEIDFRHAQLVAFGATRRAGATAAEDPQVKALLDSGAPVITLVAKAHDRHVELALRTTLDENLAMVRDTVSYLRGQGRRVFVDCEHFFDGYRANPEYAKAVVRTAAEAGADVVILCDTNGGMLPAQVHAVVATVLADTGARLGIHAQDDTGCAVANTLAAVDAGVTHVQCTANGYGERVGNANLFPVVAALELKYGKKVLPDGKLRETTRISHAVAEVVNLTPSTHQPYVGVSAFAHKAGLHASAIKVDPDLYQHIDPELVGNTMRMLVSDMAGRASIELKGRELGIDLGGDRELVGRVVERVKERELEGYTYEAADASFELLLRAEVEGRPLKYFDVESWRAIVEDRPDGTHANEATVKLWAKSERIVATAEGNGPVNALDRALRVALERIYPQLARLELVDYKVRILEGKHGTQSTTRVLISTSDGSGEWSTVGVAENVIAASWQALEDAYTYGLLRAGVTPAE encoded by the coding sequence ATGACCGAGACGGCTACCAGCAGGCTCGACGACTCGTTCCACGTCTTCGACACCACGCTGCGCGACGGCGCGCAGCGCGAGGGCATCAACCTCACCGTCGCGGACAAGCTCGCGATCGCCCGGCACCTGGACGACTTCGGCGTGGGCTTCGTCGAGGGCGGCTGGCCCGGCGCGAACCCCCGCGACACCGAGTTCTTCGCGCGTGCCCGGGAGGAGATCGACTTCCGGCACGCCCAGCTCGTCGCCTTCGGCGCCACCCGCCGCGCCGGTGCCACGGCCGCCGAGGACCCGCAGGTCAAGGCCCTGCTCGACTCCGGCGCCCCGGTGATCACCCTGGTCGCCAAGGCGCACGACCGGCATGTGGAGCTGGCACTGCGCACGACCCTGGACGAGAACCTGGCGATGGTCCGCGACACCGTGTCGTACCTGCGCGGCCAGGGACGGCGCGTCTTCGTCGACTGCGAGCACTTCTTCGACGGCTACCGCGCCAACCCCGAGTACGCCAAGGCGGTCGTCCGTACGGCCGCCGAGGCCGGCGCCGACGTCGTCATCCTCTGCGACACCAACGGCGGCATGCTCCCCGCCCAGGTCCACGCGGTCGTCGCCACCGTCCTCGCCGACACCGGCGCCCGGCTCGGCATCCACGCCCAGGACGACACCGGCTGCGCGGTCGCCAACACCCTCGCCGCCGTCGACGCGGGCGTCACCCACGTCCAGTGCACGGCCAACGGCTACGGCGAGCGCGTCGGCAACGCCAACCTCTTCCCGGTCGTCGCCGCCCTGGAACTGAAGTACGGCAAGAAGGTGCTCCCCGACGGCAAGCTCCGCGAGACCACCCGGATCTCCCACGCCGTCGCCGAGGTCGTCAATCTCACGCCCTCCACCCACCAGCCCTACGTCGGCGTCTCGGCGTTCGCGCACAAGGCCGGCCTGCACGCCTCCGCCATCAAGGTCGACCCGGACCTGTACCAGCACATCGACCCCGAACTGGTCGGCAACACCATGCGCATGCTGGTCTCCGACATGGCGGGCCGCGCCTCCATCGAGCTGAAGGGCAGGGAACTCGGCATCGACCTGGGCGGCGACCGGGAACTGGTCGGCCGGGTGGTCGAGCGCGTCAAGGAACGCGAACTGGAGGGCTACACCTACGAGGCGGCGGACGCCTCGTTCGAACTGCTGCTGCGCGCCGAGGTCGAGGGCAGGCCGCTGAAGTACTTCGATGTCGAGTCCTGGCGCGCGATCGTCGAGGACCGGCCCGACGGCACCCACGCCAACGAGGCCACGGTGAAGCTGTGGGCCAAGAGCGAGCGGATCGTCGCCACGGCCGAGGGGAACGGCCCGGTCAACGCCCTCGACCGCGCCCTGCGCGTCGCCCTGGAGCGGATCTACCCCCAGCTCGCCCGGCTGGAGCTGGTCGACTACAAGGTCCGCATCCTGGAGGGCAAGCACGGCACCCAGTCCACCACCCGCGTCCTGATCTCCACCTCGGACGGCTCGGGCGAGTGGTCCACGGTCGGTGTGGCCGAGAACGTCATCGCCGCCTCCTGGCAGGCACTGGAGGACGCGTACACGTACGGCCTGCTGCGCGCGGGCGTGACACCGGCGGAGTAG
- a CDS encoding MFS transporter, whose product MGRQHWKKIWVGSAGNMVEWFDWFVYASFAPYFAGAFFPSGNPTAQLMNTAGIFAVGFFMRPVGGWLLGRVGDRRGRKAALTLTVTLMSASAVLIAVAPTYGVAGYGGALVLLVARLLQGLSVGGEYAASATYLTEASDPRRRGFASSFQYVSMTAGQIAGLGLLIVLQRTLSDDALHGYGWRIPFVVGALGAAVVFYLRRSMLETEVYEEDTSGSGERGTLRALWRHRREAFLVVALTMGGTVAYYTYTTYLTKYLSNSAGLSKQTATLVSFTALIVFACLQPLAGALSDRIGRRPLLITFAVGSTVLTVPVMALLRHAHGYWSALGLTLLALTVVTGYTSINACVKAELFPTGVRALGVALPYALANALFGGTAEYVALWFKKAGAESGFSWYVAGCAAVSLVVYVGMRETKDLDLARVDAAEGAGESSLTTAS is encoded by the coding sequence ATGGGACGACAACACTGGAAGAAGATCTGGGTCGGCTCGGCGGGCAACATGGTCGAGTGGTTCGACTGGTTCGTGTACGCGAGCTTCGCCCCGTACTTCGCCGGCGCCTTCTTCCCCAGCGGCAATCCCACCGCGCAACTGATGAACACGGCCGGCATCTTCGCCGTCGGGTTCTTCATGCGCCCCGTGGGCGGCTGGCTGCTGGGCAGGGTCGGTGACCGCAGGGGCCGCAAGGCGGCGCTGACCCTGACCGTCACGCTCATGTCGGCCTCGGCGGTCCTCATCGCCGTCGCCCCCACCTACGGGGTCGCCGGCTACGGCGGCGCCCTCGTCCTGCTCGTCGCCCGCCTGCTCCAGGGCCTGTCGGTCGGCGGCGAGTACGCGGCCAGCGCCACCTATCTGACCGAGGCCTCGGATCCGAGGCGGCGCGGCTTCGCCTCCAGCTTCCAGTACGTGTCCATGACCGCCGGCCAGATCGCCGGCCTCGGCCTGCTGATCGTGCTCCAGCGCACCCTGTCCGACGACGCCCTGCACGGCTACGGCTGGCGCATCCCGTTCGTCGTCGGCGCGCTCGGCGCTGCCGTCGTCTTCTACCTGCGCCGCAGCATGCTGGAGACCGAGGTCTACGAGGAGGACACCTCCGGCTCCGGGGAGCGCGGCACCCTGCGCGCCCTGTGGCGGCACCGGCGGGAGGCGTTCCTGGTCGTCGCCCTGACGATGGGCGGCACGGTGGCGTACTACACCTACACCACCTATCTCACCAAGTACCTGTCCAACTCGGCGGGCCTGTCCAAGCAGACCGCGACCCTGGTCTCGTTCACCGCCCTGATCGTCTTCGCCTGCCTCCAGCCGCTCGCCGGTGCCCTGTCCGACCGCATCGGCCGCCGCCCGCTGCTGATCACCTTCGCGGTCGGCTCCACGGTCCTGACGGTCCCGGTCATGGCGCTGCTCCGGCACGCCCACGGCTACTGGTCCGCCCTCGGCCTCACCCTGCTCGCGCTGACCGTGGTCACCGGCTACACCTCCATCAACGCCTGTGTGAAGGCCGAGCTGTTCCCGACCGGCGTGCGCGCGCTCGGCGTTGCCCTGCCCTACGCCCTCGCCAACGCCCTCTTCGGCGGCACCGCCGAATACGTCGCCCTGTGGTTCAAGAAGGCCGGTGCCGAGTCCGGCTTCTCCTGGTACGTGGCCGGCTGCGCCGCCGTGTCCCTGGTGGTCTACGTCGGCATGCGCGAGACGAAGGACCTGGACCTGGCCCGGGTCGACGCCGCCGAGGGCGCCGGGGAGTCCAGCCTGACGACCGCATCCTGA
- a CDS encoding TetR/AcrR family transcriptional regulator produces the protein MSTPPSPRRRTPAPPREDVLAAAMDMIAERGLEKLTMAALGREVGMSSGHLLYYFRSKDELLLRTLEWSEGRLGAERGRLLTRSAPARDRLAAYVDLYVPDGHRDPHWTLWLEVWNRSQNADDDARARQAAIEGAWHRDLVALVAEGISRGEFRAVDADRFAARLRALLDGFSIHVAIGLRGTGREQVLAHVREFVAGTLLADGS, from the coding sequence ATGAGCACGCCCCCCTCACCCCGCCGCCGCACCCCGGCCCCGCCCCGCGAGGACGTCCTCGCCGCGGCCATGGACATGATCGCCGAGCGCGGTCTTGAGAAGCTCACCATGGCCGCGCTCGGCCGCGAGGTCGGCATGAGCAGCGGGCACCTGCTGTACTACTTCCGCTCCAAGGACGAGCTGCTGCTGCGGACCCTGGAGTGGAGCGAGGGCCGGCTCGGCGCCGAGCGCGGCCGGCTGCTCACCCGGTCCGCACCGGCCCGCGACCGGCTGGCCGCCTACGTCGACCTGTACGTCCCCGACGGCCACCGCGACCCGCACTGGACGCTCTGGCTGGAGGTGTGGAACCGCTCGCAGAACGCCGACGACGACGCCCGCGCCCGGCAGGCCGCCATCGAGGGCGCCTGGCACCGGGATCTCGTCGCGCTGGTCGCCGAGGGCATCTCGCGCGGCGAGTTCCGCGCGGTCGACGCGGACCGGTTCGCGGCGCGGCTGCGGGCGCTGCTCGACGGGTTCTCCATCCATGTCGCGATCGGGCTGCGCGGGACCGGCCGGGAGCAGGTGCTCGCGCACGTGCGGGAGTTCGTCGCCGGCACGCTCCTCGCCGACGGCTCCTGA
- a CDS encoding agmatine deiminase family protein — protein sequence MTTPAADGFRMPAEWTPHERTWMAWPGSNPTFDDPEDLAASRNAWACVARAVRRFEPVTVVCGPGRTAEARALLGPGIDTVERDLDDAWMRDIGPTFLTDDRGRLAAVDWTFNGWGAQEWARWDHDREIGAYVAGLAGARTYASKLVNEGGAIHVDGEGTVLLTETVQLGPERNPHWSRQEVEAEIHAHLGTRKAIWLPRGLTGDYPPHGYGTLGHVDIVAAFARPGVVVAHQQPDPAHPDHEVTKEVIGLLRSATDARGRRLEVVEVPAPTVLEADGHWADYSYINHYLCNGGLVLCGFDDPRDEIAAGIFRRLFPERTVTLVDARTIFAGGGGIHCVTQQQPRTR from the coding sequence ATGACCACCCCCGCCGCCGACGGCTTCCGCATGCCCGCCGAGTGGACCCCGCACGAGCGCACCTGGATGGCGTGGCCGGGCTCCAACCCCACCTTCGACGACCCCGAGGACCTCGCGGCCTCCCGGAACGCCTGGGCGTGCGTCGCCCGCGCCGTCCGCCGCTTCGAGCCGGTCACGGTCGTGTGCGGGCCCGGCCGGACCGCCGAGGCGCGGGCGCTGCTCGGCCCTGGCATCGACACCGTCGAGCGGGACCTGGACGACGCCTGGATGCGGGACATCGGGCCCACCTTCCTCACCGACGACCGGGGCCGACTGGCCGCCGTGGACTGGACGTTCAACGGCTGGGGCGCGCAGGAGTGGGCCCGCTGGGACCACGACCGCGAGATCGGCGCGTACGTCGCCGGCCTGGCGGGGGCGCGGACGTACGCCTCGAAGCTGGTCAACGAGGGCGGCGCGATCCACGTCGACGGCGAGGGCACCGTGCTGCTCACCGAGACCGTGCAGCTCGGCCCCGAGCGCAATCCGCACTGGTCCCGCCAGGAGGTCGAGGCGGAGATCCACGCCCACCTCGGCACCCGGAAGGCGATCTGGCTGCCGCGCGGCCTGACCGGCGACTACCCTCCCCACGGCTACGGCACCCTCGGCCACGTCGACATCGTCGCCGCCTTCGCCCGCCCCGGGGTCGTCGTCGCCCACCAGCAGCCGGACCCGGCCCACCCCGACCACGAGGTCACCAAGGAGGTCATCGGCCTGCTGAGGTCGGCGACCGACGCCCGGGGCCGCCGCCTGGAGGTCGTGGAGGTGCCCGCCCCGACCGTCCTGGAGGCCGACGGCCACTGGGCCGACTACTCCTACATCAACCATTACCTGTGCAACGGCGGCCTGGTGCTGTGCGGTTTCGACGACCCGCGCGACGAGATCGCCGCCGGAATCTTCCGCCGCCTGTTCCCCGAGCGGACGGTGACCCTGGTCGATGCCCGCACGATCTTCGCGGGCGGCGGCGGCATCCACTGCGTCACCCAGCAGCAGCCGAGGACCCGGTGA